In Silene latifolia isolate original U9 population chromosome 3, ASM4854445v1, whole genome shotgun sequence, a single window of DNA contains:
- the LOC141648974 gene encoding secreted RxLR effector protein 161-like: MGDAAYILGIRIYRDRPNRLIGLSQSTYVDKVIQRFNIIDSKKGFLPMSHGITLSKTQCPSTLDEQERMRKIPYASAIGSIMYAMLYTHPDVACALSMMSRYQNSPGEGHWTAANNILKYLKRTKDMFLVFGGDEELVVSGYTDASFRTDRDDSQSQSGYIFLLNGGAVSWKSSKQDTVADSTTEAEYIAASEATKEAVWIRKFVWEL, translated from the coding sequence ATGGGTGATGCAGCTTACATCTTGGGTATtaggatctatagagatagacctaaCAGACTTATTGGTCTGAGTCAAAGCACTTATGTAGATAAGGTGATTCAACGTTTCAATATAATTGATTCCAAGAAAGGTTTCTTGCCTATGTCTCATGGCATTACTCTTAGCAAGACTCAGTGTCCTTCGACACTTGATGAGCAAGAGCGCATGAGGaagattccctatgcttccgccataggttctatcatgtatgccatgttATACACTCATCCTGATGTAGCTTGtgcattgagtatgatgagtaGATACCAAAATAGTCCCGGTGAAGGTCACTGGACAGCTGCCAATAATATCCTAAAGTATCTTAAGAGAACTAAGGATATGTTCTTGGTATTTGGTGGGGATGAAGAGCTCGTTGTAAGTGGTTACACCGATGCTAGTTTTCGGACTGATAGAGATGATTCTCAATCTCAATCTGGATATATATTCTTGCTAAATGGTGGAGCTgttagctggaagagttccaaacaggatacTGTGGctgattctacaacagaggctgagtataTTGCTGCTtcagaagcaacaaaggaagctgtttggattcggAAATTTGTTTGGGAACTTTGA